CTCCCCAATTGGTGTAATCTTTAAGAGTTACTTCTAATTTGCTTTTTTCAATTTCTAACAATGAGTTAAAAGTTTGCTTATATAATTCAGCTCTAACTTCAATATTTTTGTCTATATGAACTTTTGTAATAAGATAGATAAATAATATTACCCCTAAAATTGATACTAAAATAATAATTGAAGTTAAAATTAAAAGTTTATTTTTTATTGTCATTTCTCACCTTAAAATAATACTAACAAAATCTTTAAATATTTTGAATATCATTGTATAATTTGGTCTTCTTAAAAAATTCATATGTTACTTTAAATATAATCAAGAGTGGAACAGTAAAAAAAAGAGACAAGGGACCAAAGAGTGATAAAAGAAAAATCATTGTTGCAAAAAGGGCTATTGGAGATATTTTTACTATTCTTTTAGACCAGAAAAGAGGATAAACAAAGTTAGCTGTTATTTGTTGCTGAGCTATATAAAAAATTGAAAACCATAATGCAGTAATTGGAGAAACAGTAAAAGAAATTACAACACCTATAATAAATGTAAAAATTGGTCCAATATAATATATAATTTCAGCAACACCCGCAATAAAACCAAGTGTTCCAGCATATGGAATATTAATTAAATAACAAAAAATAGTAAGAGAGCCGCCTACAATAAATGACATAAATGCTTGTCCTAAAATGTATCTTTTGAGGTAAAAATTTAGTTCATTAATATACTCTACAATTCTTTCTCTATATCTTATTGGAATTTCATTTTTTAATCCATTTAATACTCTTTCTCTCTCAAAAATAAAGAAAACAGAAATAAGAAATGCAAATGCAACATTTATTAGAACTCTAAATGTATTTTGTAAAAAAATAAAAAATTTTTCAATAACATTTATTATTATTGAGGATAAATTTTCTTGAAAAGAGGAAAATAATTTATCAAAATCAATATTTAAAAATTTAATCTCTTCAATAAAAATTTTTATCTCTTCAATTTGATTATAGATAAAATTGGAAAATGATTTTATTATATCTTCAAAATTTTTAATAATCTTAGAAACTTCACTAATTACAGGAGGAACTATTATAAATAAAATAAGGATGATAAATATAAGAACTATTAATATTGATAAAATTTTTGAAATCAAAAGGTTAATTTTTTTTGAATTTAAAAAAGTTGTAATTATCGAGAATAAATAAGAAAAAATAGTTGTTAGTAAAATTAAAAGAAAATAAGTTTTTAATTTATAAAGAATATAGAGAAAAGTTATAAATAAAAATATTATTATTATAACGATTAAAACTTTTTTTGCTAAA
Above is a genomic segment from Caldisericia bacterium containing:
- a CDS encoding AI-2E family transporter yields the protein MIEYKNLAKKVLIVIIIIFLFITFLYILYKLKTYFLLILLTTIFSYLFSIITTFLNSKKINLLISKILSILIVLIFIILILFIIVPPVISEVSKIIKNFEDIIKSFSNFIYNQIEEIKIFIEEIKFLNIDFDKLFSSFQENLSSIIINVIEKFFIFLQNTFRVLINVAFAFLISVFFIFERERVLNGLKNEIPIRYRERIVEYINELNFYLKRYILGQAFMSFIVGGSLTIFCYLINIPYAGTLGFIAGVAEIIYYIGPIFTFIIGVVISFTVSPITALWFSIFYIAQQQITANFVYPLFWSKRIVKISPIALFATMIFLLSLFGPLSLFFTVPLLIIFKVTYEFFKKTKLYNDIQNI